The sequence below is a genomic window from Lolium perenne isolate Kyuss_39 chromosome 7, Kyuss_2.0, whole genome shotgun sequence.
CCCCTTGTTCACAGATCGGACACTGAGAGTTGACCTTGACATGTCTAGACGCTAACACAGCCATCCCTGGAACAGCACCGTGTAATGCCTTCCACATAAAGATTTTAATCTTGCTTGGAACTTTTGTGAATCATATAATTCGCAAGAAACTAATGGTTTCATTTTTTATAACTTTGCAATATTGATAAGACAATTATACATTTATTAATTATCCTCTATGAAACTTGACAATTTAAAAATACATAGAATATTCATAACTGTGTGAACATAGTTTCAGTTCTGTCACCATTGTTTTCCAGATGAAAGCAAACTAATTTCACAGTATCAAAGATTCATAGAATATTCTTGCCATAATACTAAACATTTGATCACCAAAGATTCATACAAAATCATACAATGATGACCATATTTACATTGAAGAATCACCAAATATTCATACAAAACATTTAATCTCAACAATAAATTTTAATTATTTCTGAGATTTCTCATCCATGAACCTTAGAGGAATCAAAATACACAGAACCTTCCATGAATATACAATTAAATGTGATCCAATCATCACACAAAAAATCAAGAAAGAAGTAAAAAATAAAGGAGGCAAGATCCTTGGCTTCCATGCCTAGATCTGTGTCAAGAATCCCAGATCAAATACCATGGCTCGAAGATCTATCCTCAATTATTAGGTCCGACGATGCAGACTAGATCCAAAATAGAACCAAGAAGAAAAATGGAGAAACACTCTTGGTCGAGATCAGCTCCTCCATGGATGGGGGCGAGGAAGGAGAAGTCACTGCCCCAGGAGGCCGTCACCTAGCCCTTCGCTGCGGGAGCTGCAGCAAGACGGAGGAGCCCTCTCCGGCAAGAAGGCTCGACTCCCTCTGTTGGTTGTCGTGGAcctggtggaggtggagaggcccGCAGTTCGCCGCCAACTTCCAGCTCCATGCAACCCCACGTGGCCGGAGGGGAGTCACTGGAGGCATTTGCGTGTGGCTGGAGGAGAGCTCCTAGAGGCGCTGCGTGAGGTCGTCGTGTGTTGGTCCGTCGCCGTGCATGGTCGTCGGCGAGGGGCgtgcgacgaggaggaagaaaagGGAGGCGGCGGGCCGGCGACATGACCAGAACGTGGCGGCGGGGAGGATTAGGGTTTGGAACAGTTGAGTCAGGTTGGTATGTTTATCTACTCTAGGCTGATTGTGCCTTAATTTCTAACCTCTCGAGGGCTTAAATAAAAATGTGTCACAGCCTTTGACTTGGTGGACTTTGCACGAATCTCCAACAACCGTGAGGCTTAGGTAGTTTGAATGTGCTACCACATAAATTGTCTCGTCTTGCTGAGTCCTTAGTTTGTAAACTTTCTTCTGGGTAGTACCGGGGTTTATCTGTGATGATATCAGTAATGATGTTTTTTGATCAATAAAGTACCATATTCTCAAAAAAGGCAATTAATGCTACGAACATTTTTTTAAGAACAATTTTGATAACCCACAGCACCACGCTACGAACGGTGGTGAATTATTATCGTTTCCTTTCTCCGGAGTTGGCTGAAACTCTGGCGGTTAGAGGTGCTCTCACGATATCTCGAGACCATGGTGTGAAGAAAGTGTTGTTGGTCTCAGATTGTCTCTCTGTAGTTCAGTGTTCATCAGCGCAACAGTGAGATCGCTCAATCTTGGGCTCGTTTAAATTTTCTCATCGTAGTTTGAATGTGTTAGCATATAAATTGGCTCGTTTTGCCGAGCCCTTAGTTCGTAAACGTTCTTCTGGTGTAGTTCCGGGGTTTATCCGGGATGATATCTGCTAATgatgtttgttgatcaataaagtTACTACATTCTCAAACAGAATAAAGCAATTAAAGATAGGAACATTTTTTAAGAACAACTTCGATAGCCCACATCACCACGCTAGGAACAGTGGCGAATTATTGCTTACAAGATACATCAGTTCAATCCACAAACTCGATACTGACTGACATCATCGAGTCAACTACGGAGTAGTTCGGTGTCCGACGCGCAAGCGAGTATCAAGGTTCGCCGCCGCCGTGGACGAACTCTCGCACCGCGGCGAAGAGCTCCTCGGCCTTCTCCGGAACAAAGAGCTCAGCGGCGTGGAACCCGGCCCTGTCCGTCCTGGCGACGACCTCCACGCCGCCGTCCAGCAGCCACGCGGCGAACCCTCTCTGCCGGTGTACCAGCGGGTCGCCGTCGCTCCCCGACACGAGGCATCGTGGCAGGCCGACCAGGGCTTCGGGCGCCATCGCCTTGGCCGGGTTGCTGAACTCGTGGTCACGGTCCGCGCCCACGGGCAGCGCGAGGCCCATGAGCTTGTCGTTGGCCTCCAGCGGCAGCATGAAGTCGTCCCCCGACGCGGCCTCCGACGGCGTGCGCTCCACGCCGCCGAGGTAGGGCTGGTGCAGCAGGACGCCCCGCACGGCGGCGGGGCTCAGGTCGACGCCCTTGGTCAGGACTGCTGCGTTGAACGCCAGGTTCCCGCCGGAGCTGCTGCCCATGACGAAGCAGCGGGCGAGGTCGCCGTGTGCGGCGATCCAGGGGTCCTCGTGCGCCGCGTCGCGGAGCCACAGCATGGCGGCCACGCCGTCGTCGTAGGCGGCGGGCAGCCGGTGCTCGGGCGCCAGGCGGTAGTCGACGGAGGCGACGATGGCAGGGACGGCCGCCGCCATGGCCTCGCAGGAGGCGTGGTAGAAGACTGTGTCCGCGGAGAAAATCACGAAGCCGCCGCCGTGGAAGTAGAGGATGATGGGGAGTTTGGTGGATGGCGGGTCGACGGGGCTGCTGGGGAGGTAGAGCCGGATGTACGTGCCCAGGGAAGCGTCCAGGGGCACGTCCCTGCTGGAGACGGCCGCGTCGAGCGATGCCGGGACGGACGGGACGACGGGGCGCGTGATGGTGCCGTCCGGGTGGACGGCGATCTGCATGAAGATGTTCTCCGACTTGGACGGCGGCGGCCGCTCTGCCGCGTCGCCCATGGTTTGCTCGACGAGGCTTTGCTTCGTCTCCTCCTCCACGCTCGGCGCGGGCGCAGCGTTGGCGAGAGCGACGGTGGACATGGCGACAGGAGCTAGACTGGCAGCAGTGATGTGCCGGGCGCTCACGTTTTTAAGCTGAGCAGCGCTGCGTTGCTGGCCGGACCGGCCCGGGCTCGCGCGTCGTGGCATGACAAAACAAATAACCAGAAAACGACCCCGATCGAACCCGTTGAACAGCAACAGTAGGTATGGCACGATGGCCCCCATTTGATTTGATGGAGTACACGtaacgacccaaccacgtgtgttTCTTTCACTTCTTTCCCTATCGTTATTGCGAGCTTGCTCCAAAAGTCTCAAAGTGTCTGTTCCGATTGTTTTTTCAGGCTAATAAAGCACGGCCTTCTCAGTTTTCTCCATTCTTTCTGGAAAGGGCGCGAATTAAGGTGGCTACTCTTTCAACTTTTGAAAGTGAGAAACTCCGGTCCGAGATGGACGTTGCACGAATTCAATCTATCGATCGATTTGCTCTTTCAGGCTTTGTGAGTTTTCCTAGGTGATGGAACCCATCTTTTATTTCCATACCAAAACTCACATGGTATCAGATCTATAAGATCATGGGTTTAAATTCTAGCCAATGCATTATTTATACGGAGTAATAGATATTTGCGGACTTGCTAAAAATATCCAACATTACGTCCATGTGAGGTAATGTGTTGAATATAATTGCCTAGTCTCTTCTATTAGATCGATATTTTAGTTAAACTAAGTAGAGCGTACAATTTTACAAGCTTGAGCTCTTGAGAGGCGAAATCAATCGCGAGAAATAGTAACATTCAGTAACTCGAAATGTGTCCCCTATGTACGCTGACAGCCAGCAGATATGCCAAACACACGATTTGATTACCTTGCAAATTGGTGAACGACAAGGACCCGGTGCTGCGCATGTACGCGTCGACAAATATGTTTCTTCTTATGATAGGATGCCAACAAAAAAGAAAGATGTAACCAATGTAGCAAATCACGAATGGTTGGCCGGTATTAGAAGATGTTTATCTTTTCTAGTCTAGAGACTAAAGAAGATATCTCAGCCGGCGGCTACCATGGGCAATCATGGCATGTTTCTAATTTAATTTTAGGAGTGGTCATTGCATGTTTAATCGTATTTTCTTTTGTAGGCCTTCTCTATCCTGCGTGTACTTCGCTTGGTCCGCGCATCAATCTTCTAGTCTTAAGCAACACACACTGATTGTGCACTTGGTCTTTTGTTTAGGGTTTAAGGGAGTGCATTTggtctgttttttttttctctttgagGGGGAGCAACACACCCTGCTTGCTTTTAGACTTAACTTTTGCATGGATAGGTTCGGTAGTTTTGGGCGACGAGGGACAGTCTCACATTTCAGATATCCTCGGTTGGTTGACGGTTAGCAAAACAAAGTTTAAAATAGGTCAAAACTTCGTTGGAACGAAGATATTTCTATCTAAATGGTAGTTGTAAATGTCGTTGACTTCAGACCAAATAATTATTGGTTCGGGCCACCCTCTTTTTTCCAAGTTATTGTAATTTTATTTCTAAAATCTAAAAACATaatataattttatttatttatccgAACACCTATGTAACTTGTTATAACATATCTATACATCTTATGAAGCAACTCTGCACGTCGTCCACCAGTAGTGCGGGATCGAGCATATGAGAGGATGCAAACACTAGTAGCCGCATATGGGGATGCCTCCCCCAAGCCGCACCCCTAATAGGATTTTAAATTCAAACATAAACTTAAATTTCCTTCATATTTTGTTATATTTTACAAGCATGAATGAAATTCAACTAAATTTAAACCTAACCTAAACTAAAGCCCATCATTTCGGCGATGCTAGTAAAGCTAGTAAAACAAGTTGTATTCAAACTTCTCCTCCTAACCGTCCTTGATGCCACTAGGGCCGACATTTGTgccttcgcctcctcctcctgaGCTGCTATCAAGGTCGACATAGTTGCATGTCTCACGCATCGACCGCACAATGCCGACATATAAGGGAGGCACCATCGCTCTCAGGTCGTTGTGCAATCCTTCAAGGGTGAGCGCGAGCCCTGGGTTGTAACGGGGGTCGGCGGTGGCACGCAACAGCAGGCATCCGCCAACGACGAAGGCCGGGATACGCAAATCTGTGGACAAGTAAGCGTCACCGATGACAACTGAAAGGATAGAGATGGTAACCTAGAGGGTCGAATAGGTTCTACAAATTTTCTTTAATTTCTTTTACAAGTTTGGGCTTTGCGGACTAGAAAGTGAGCCTAATGCACactaggtgaggcaacctatatgATGGTACAAgatacttcaagcacgaaggctatcacaaaagtaaagaacacaagtaaAGGGATTGGTTAGGAATAACCAAAGCATGCGGAGaagaagatgtattcccgtgttcccttccttgagaggaaggtacgtcacgttggagATGTGTGGGGTCCACGAAGGATtttccaacgccacaaaggctcaccttcttctccggagcctatcccacgaaggaatagctcgctcacttgtggtagactttaaaGGTAGTTTCCAAACCCTCACAAACTTTTTCTTGGAGCAAATCCACAATCTGGATGCTTTCGAGCAACCCTAGCCACCTACGGTTTCCacaaacccaagagtaacaagcttgcTCGATGAACTCTAGGGGGGATGATATTTGGCTTGATGGAAACGTAGATCTAGGCCTCCTCAAGCTTTTCCCCAAAGGTATTTGATTTTGGTTGGTGGATGAGGGAGATCTCAAGCTTTTGGAGCTCAACAatggagtgtgtgtgtgtgtgtgagagagagagagagagagagagagagagagagagaaatatCTTCAGATCTTGGGACTGGTCAACCTACCCCTTCAAGGAAGGAGTGGTTTATATAGTCCTCCCAAAAAAGAGCCTTTTAGGGAAAAGTCGAGTGACCCCGCATAGGGGTCGGCAGGACCGAGCAGTAGGCCGGGTTACCCGGCATCCTACCCGGTAGGCCGGGCCAGAGGTCGGGCTGCTGGCAGCAGCACCTGGTATGTCGGTTGCATGCCGAGTTACCCGACAGCAGCGCCCGGCATGCCGGGCTGCATGCCGACCTGGCTGGCACCACGGTTTTTCCTCCCAGACTCTATGTCATTGTTCTTAACTTTGCTCAAATGATGTATTTCTCGGAACAACTATACCTCTCAACACTTTTTGGTGTGAAGAATATGTGGTAGGATGTGTATGGATGGTTTTGAAACATCCCCATCAAGCTCATCGAGaccgcccctcttaatagtgcggtgtttcctatggattcaaataTAAACAAGAGAGAAATAAGAAGAAACACTGGCACATCTTTTCTTCAATGAATGGGGGGTCTCCGATCACCTTCCAACACAATTGATGAACTAAAACCTGTGTATACACTAGTAGGTAACATTAGTCCATACTTTAGCTACGGTGTCATAGTTAACAAAAATATAGGTTAGGGTAGAGTATACCCTTACAAGCTCCCCCTTTTTGGTTAACGATGACAAATGGAGCTAGATTCATACAAAGATATTATGATGAGCTTAAACAATTTTTTACATAGAAAATATTAGgcaagctcccccataatgtatgCATTTGGAGAATTtgtgtttgaatgcaaagtgcaacaATAGAGTATATGTGAATCTCCCCCAATATCATTAGGGAACAAACATGGCATAGACAAGATAAAGCAAGGATATCTAAGAAAAGGGATATATCATAGCATATAATAGGTAGATATCCAAGATACAACTAGCATATTACAAACTTGTCCAACACACAAATTAAAGAAAATTGTTCCTACTAAAGATAGCAAATGGTAGCACAAGCCAATAAGAATTAGATGAAGTAGCAAGGCTTGTGCATACGGAGAACCCCAGAAAACCACGACAAAGAACCCGTAAACCTAAGATTCTACTCCCTTGTCCCTATTTGGCATCGAAACCCCAAAAAGGGATAAGGAGTGAGATGGGTACTAGTGCATCCCAAATATAGAATAGCTTCAACCTCGAGCAAAGCGATAATTAGGTCTCCTCGGatgtctcctcttcttcttcaatgtCACTACCACTATATCCGGTAAACATGGCATCATCAATGGGTGGCATGCGGTAGATGAAGTGAGCAACGGGGGCCATCTCAAGGGGGTCCTCGGGAATAAAGGGACCACAAGCActgaagttctctcgaatgatctCACGGTTGCTTTGAGCCAACCAAAGAGCCTTGGTGTTCACATCATAGGAGCTCTTGCACATAGTGAAGAGAGACTTGAAGAACTTGGCAGCCCCCTTCTTGGGCTCCACAGAACTGGAGCTAGAGGCCATCATAGGATCGTGGCATTTCTTGATAAAAGGCTCAGAAGATGCCTCAAGCATAGAAGGAACATCAAGAGTGTCACCACACGAAGAGACAAGTTAAGAAGATCATGCCGCTCACGACGCCCTATCAGCATAGTGGGAGGAACAACCGCCTTAAGCAAACACTACACATAAGCAAAGTAGTTGGGACACATCCTATGCTCCATTGCCCTTTTCAGCTCATTGTAGATATAGTCAGGCACATCAATCTTGTTCTGGCGATCCGGGTGAGTGTAAAACATGAGGTTCTTGGCAAACCGATGGCAAGCTTGAAAGTCACCCGCCTTGATGACAATAGTGCAACGGTAAATCATGGGCATGATGTTGTAGAAGTAGTACATAACACTGACCTGAGGAATTGGAGGCTTGGGAGCGTCCATGAGATAGCAAAAGGAAATAGTGGAATCATACATAGACCTTTCATCATGAATGTGAAAGTCGTCTTGCAAGTCTCCTGTGTATCCAAGGGCAGACTCAAACATGTCAAAGGAAGTAGTGAATTGCTCGG
It includes:
- the LOC127318316 gene encoding probable carboxylesterase 8, with amino-acid sequence MSTVALANAAPAPSVEEETKQSLVEQTMGDAAERPPPSKSENIFMQIAVHPDGTITRPVVPSVPASLDAAVSSRDVPLDASLGTYIRLYLPSSPVDPPSTKLPIILYFHGGGFVIFSADTVFYHASCEAMAAAVPAIVASVDYRLAPEHRLPAAYDDGVAAMLWLRDAAHEDPWIAAHGDLARCFVMGSSSGGNLAFNAAVLTKGVDLSPAAVRGVLLHQPYLGGVERTPSEAASGDDFMLPLEANDKLMGLALPVGADRDHEFSNPAKAMAPEALVGLPRCLVSGSDGDPLVHRQRGFAAWLLDGGVEVVARTDRAGFHAAELFVPEKAEELFAAVREFVHGGGEP